In Sphaeramia orbicularis chromosome 5, fSphaOr1.1, whole genome shotgun sequence, the genomic stretch CTTTTGGGGTTGTGCAGTAAACATTTGAGTACTGAGGAGAAAAAGTCATCACAAGGCAATCAGTGAAATATGagtattttaaatgaatgaatcagtggtggaaaaagaaTTCAGATCCTTCATTTAAGGAAAAGTACTTAAGCATTAGCAGCAAAAAGTAGTTTAAGTCCAGAAGTAAAACACCTGATTTGGTCTGTGTGACTAAAATGTAATTATACATGACATTGTGGACTATTATTATCAAAACATCAGTGGAATACCCACGTTACTGCTGGATCTGCTGGAGGCGGAACTAGTTTGAACTACTTTATATCCAGTTTTACTATATACAGTGACAACAGATAAATCTGAAAGGGTCAGGAATGTTTAATGAGAGTGCAGTAGCAAGTAGTTCTGAGAAACAAATCTGTTTTTGGACTTCCCTATAATCTGATTTTTGAGACATTTCTCCAGCTAGACCTCAGAGGATCAAAAGATTTAAACCTCAGTTTAATATTTAACAACATTTTATATTGTAAAagcttttacattattattattattattattattagtagtagtagtagtagtagtagtagtagtagtagtagtagtagtattcttCAATAAAGCTCTCAGACAAGTACAACCAATACAGTATTTGCTTCTGGGATGCAGTGGGTTAGAAATATCAAATGTTAATACTAAAATAACTCAAACCTGTACATGTCTAAGTAAATATACTTTCCACCACTGAATGAAATGTAAGGTAAGTTTTGTACCTGAAATATCGATACTAATGTGACAACCCCATAGTACCTGTGAAGAAAAAGAAGGCTTTGAGTATCATTAAATGGATTCTCTCTGCAGATGAAAAATTACTACATTTATGTGTAAAACAGACATTACAAACTATTTGAAGTGCCTGAGAATCAAAACATCTGAGAAACAGTACAGTAAGTTATCTGATTGTTCCAGAATGTgtgcttttgtattttttaaaaaggaCTTTGATTTGACACATTAATCAGAACAACATTCATGGTTCTGCTCTTCATTAATGAACTGAAAAGAACTCACAGGAGATTCTGTACAGCAATACGAACAAGATTCAGCTCCACATCCGCTTCAGCAGAGATTTTCTGGATGTGTCGAAACCCATCAATATAGGGCAGTATCTGCAGTTGGCCAAACACAGTGGAACATTATTGACTTATACAAGGATCTATTACATGACCTGCCAAATTAATTAACTACACTCCAGCAACATCCCTGTgtcagtgtctctctctctcctacacTCATATTTGTGTTCCATCTATACAAACCTAGATTCCCGGCTCAGCTGATAACAGGCTTTTAATCCCAATCAGTCTCCTGGTGTTTCTTAGTATTCTAGCACTTGTCTTATCATAGCTTTACTTGGAGCTGTTGGACCATGGCTACCTGTTGAGTAGTGAGATCCCACTGAGATTTGATAAAGTGGTCCTTGCACTGGGTGAAAACTGGCACGTCATACTCCTGGACGATGGGGGGGTCTTTTCGGAGCTGAATCAGCTTCAAGTGGATGGTGTTTGACtcatctgaaagaaaaaaagagtgaaGTAGAGTGGACACAATGAGAAATATATTTCTAACAATTTACTTTTAAAGAGAAACAGTCTTTTCTTGGAGCTTTCTATGTTTATCCAGTGTGAATATGAAGGTGTTTTAGCATTAAGGAACAATTTAAATTAACAATTATGAACTATGACACCTTTTTAACAGATTAATTGTGCTGTAGTTTGTACAATGTCAGATGACAGTTACATATAAAGCAATACATAGGTTGTGTAAATATAAGTTACACCAAGGGTGCATCTGTTGTAATTACTAACCAAACATCAAAACAATTACTTACATATGGTTAGTAAAAcaattaaaggtgcaggagacttttgtgaccaatttttcatcaaatctgtaaaacctcagtcacagcctaagtatcacgaatctgtaagtctttctgtgattactcttttgaatctcttgcattacagtgaacaatttcgaagtgccatccaccataaacaaaccatgtgtttacaaacagagtcggaaggtaactcgggcatcttcggaattttgtcgcgacgtgcattatgggaagcgaaggcttgcgtcgctgcctgacagcggcagtgcgaccatatgatattatatggatgaaacaaacacgatgcagaaacagctgaaacgcggaaacggctggaagaATATGcagagagggaagggagctcctgctgtttccacttTGTGTCTGtggcagctgccgctgccagacagcagcacaaaccggcgtttcccacaatgcacgtcacgacaaaattccgaagatgcccaaattacctcccgactctgtttgtaaacaaatggtttgtttatggtggatggcacttcgaaattgttcaccgtaatgcaagagccTCAGGTGagcaatcacagaaagacttgcagatttgtgatacttaggctatgactgaggttttacagatttgatgaaaaattggtcacaaaagtctcctgcacctttaacgaCTAGTCTCTAGTTAACTGGACCCCACATAGAACTACTGACACTCAACATAACAGACACCTTTTGTACAAACACAACAGTTTATCTCTTCAAGCAAAGCAAAAAATCAATCTATTAAATGCCACACTATGGTCATATTTGAGactgtttacatgtattaatatggAAATAGGCGGCAGCATGTTTATGATAAGCAAACTAAAAGTAAGCTGCAGCATAACGAACCCCAAAATAACTAAACaaaagcatgaaaaacaaaaatagtgGTAATTAAATGTCTGCAATAATATTATTTTatgatatattattttgttattattactgtGATTTGATGCATTGGCAACATTCTCTGCTACATTAAAGTGGAAAGTGGTTTTGTTTTAGAGCATGTGATCAACACATTTAGCGCTAACGGCATCTGTCAAGACTACTTCCTGTCACACTCAATTCTTCATACACATACAGAAGAGAAAGTCTTCTTTTTGCCACGAACTTCAAAGCTAATACACAAACAGAATCATACCTATAGGTAGGGTGCAGGCTCCTGTGGCATTGAGCTCCTCTAACAGGGTCGACATGATGGGTAAAAGTTTCTGTTTACTCTCCTCATTTGATATGAAGCCACTCTCAagctgaaacacaaaaaacaaaaaataaattggcTTGATATCCTTCCAGTGAAGAATATATGTCTGCAGGGGGCTTCTGTCCTTTTACCTCCAGGGTGGTGAGGTACCCGGACAGCTTCTTGACTATCGGCTCCAGGGCACATGTGTTGGTTTGGGCATCACACACAAAACCAAGGTTAAACAGGAGGGCGTTTCTGCTATACTTTTTATGCTCAATGCACACAGGACACCCAATCAACTTTTTGCCCATGGCAGTGCTACAAcatatgatggaaaaaaaaaaaacacatcacttTCTGGTACGCATAAACACATGACAAGATATtaagcaaatgtcagaaaaaagaCAGTTGTCACATACACTGTTATTAATTTGTTCTGCAGTTCTGGCTTGGTGATAATATAAACCTGAACTGTGTCAAAGAGCTCACGAGAAATGTACTCCTCTGGTACCTGGCAGGAGAGGAAGAACAGGGACAGCATAGGTCAAAACAGTTCCTCTAAGAAGACGTTACTGTATATATAGTTACGGGGATAAAAATTACAGATGAGTGCAAATTGAAAACTAGAAACTGTAAAACAAAAGATGGatgatcaaaagtcatcaaactaTAGTATAGAATATTTGCTCTGGGTTTATATAGAGAACCAACAACAATATGAAAGAGTGCTGGAGAGTATGACACTgatttaaaacagttaaaataataGTGATTTTAGCAGATAACGATTTGCAacactttcaaaaaaaaaaaaaaaaaaagacctaaaaaacCACAAATcgacatagattttttttatgttgagcAGCTGCAGGTAAATGTTTTCAATAAGTTTTATTTGAGATGCTGGGGGACATATTGTCAGTAGTTTATTAAATAGACAAAAAGGCTTCTTTATAATCGTCTCTTAATGTTTTTCCAGAATTGTGCATCTCTGTCAAGACAAATAATTTATAGCAGGATTGAATCATGCATGAATAGGACATCCAAACCCACAACATCCACATTTAGACTAACTTAATTGTATGACAGATAAACATACAATGCTAATACAGCCTATAATAACATATGTGCACACTTACCTGGTATGTTATCTTCGGTCCCAGAGTGGGGTGAAATTCACTGAAAAATATGCACTCTATTCGAGTAGTCAGCCCCATTATTGacctttaatcagagcttttagcTCAGACCAgcccagttcaggttcaggtgacaGTCTGATGTGTCAGCTAGGTTAAAGCTGGCAGCTAGCTTCCCTAAATGACGGACTTCTTCTAAGCTTCTGTTAAAATTATCTACCATTCACTTCTAACTTTTGAGCAAACGTCTAAACACTGAACTGTTGGTGTACTTTGTGAAAGTATAAACCATATACCTAACTATAAAACAAACTCTTGAATGCTGTACACATTAATGCACACCAGAGCGGAAAAAACAACAATACTGAGGCGTTCAATGACTCCTTGAAATTTACAAAAGCATCAAAACGACTGCACTAATGTTGTGTAGACAGGAAAACTGTACCCTGTCAATATTgtgataaaaatgtatttttaagataatatACATCACATAGTCCAATATAAATGATGTTAAACATTTAATCACTGTTAGTCTGTCTGCGCATGTCGCAGATTTTTGAGGGTTGACATACCATTAAACACTTCCGTACATATTTTTCATGAGTTGTTCATGGTGAAGCTCTGATAAATTAATTGTGATGTTACAAGCACTGTTCTTGTGTTGTCATTCATGTTTTTGCTCTGAGATGCAATATATTCGACAGTCAGCAAAGCACACACTACTCACCAGAGTTAGTACTGCGCAGTCTTTGCGCATGCGTGTCATGTCAATATTTGGAAAGGTTACACATCGCCATGTGCACGGACATTgactaaaatgtaaaaatcatTGGACCCAGGACTACAGAAAATGTTTCGGATATCCACCAAAGGACGATGAAAGGCACCTGAAGTGTACACAGGATGCAGCGATTCCAGCTATGATACTGAATAACTAAAGAAACGACAGAGGATGTTTACTGTTACCATGTGGAGAAGATCACTGAGTGCATTTTTCACTCGTTTTGGGGGCAAAAATGTTGAAACAAAGGTAACAGgtcatgttatgttttgttttagttgcTAAATTGTCTGTAAATTGGACTCTCAGTAATCATAGAACAATGCTATTAGCATTGGAGACTAATACAAACAGACATTAATTAAGGAGACAATAATATCACTGAAAAAATGATAAGTAAATGGAATATAATTGGCAGTACATGTGTTAGTGCAAACAGATTCTAATTGCACTTAATACTTTGACTGAAGTTACAAACCGTGTACAGGTCTGCTCAGAGATCATGCTTTACTGAGCTATTTACAGATTAATTGAGGTGCACATTAGAGTGAATTGAAGCTCACTTCAAATAAATCAACATTATAAGGTGATAAACTACATGAATGTGAGTCTGAATGTGGATTCAGTGAAACTGTAATTCATTATTTTCCAGAACAATGAATATAGGAACCTTGTAGTACTTAATAAGTGATGGACCTGCATGTGTGACAGAAAGTCAGGTTAATGCTTGATAATGTGAAGACAACATGCTGACTACAGGTTATTAAAGTAGAGTAAACTTTATTACCACTGAGTACATGCACAAAGCCCATGTATTCGACTAGAAGAGTGATGCTGTATCTTACAGTGTGTACAGTTGTATTGAGGATTACAGTACATTACCTTATACAGTAAATACAGAGATTTTGCACATCTGTAATATTTTTGATATGTCACTTATTGAGGAGATGGAGACTGTTGGGGGTGTATGTATAGGGATGATATTTATAACCATACATTCAGTGATTTGTTTATCATGAAAGTGATTTAAAACAGCAGATATATTACAGATATTAGCTACATTTTAggtttaagatttttttaaagatattaacAGGCAGATATTGGACAAATTCATATAAGAATGCTTTAAATTATCAAAATTAAAGATGGAATTCATTTATGTATTAATTTAGGTTTGTTTTTGTTAGTTGATTtaggcctctctctctctctctctctctgtctctctgtctctctctctctccagtatttatttattcatttatggttATTTTTATTGGTTGCTTGCTTGCTTACAATTTATTCCCCCTTTACCTTTACTTCTGTATTTTatagttgctgtttttttttttttattttttattttatggagtaGTATTTAGACATAGCTGGGATACAAAGCTTCCTGAACTGCTGTTTTGCTACTATGCACCAGTGTTGTGCCTGTGGATTGTAGAAACAAATGACTATTTTTTTGTATCATTGCACTTGATGATAATTTAGaataaaaataagttaaaatcaAAACTGAAATAACCAAAATTACCACTGAATGTTCAATTTAAATAACAGGCACTTGTCTAAccagtgttttatttcatttgtggTGTAAATCTAATCGATAAGCTCTTAAATCTGATTGATCCAGGCAGCGTGGGGGTCCTGTGCAGCACGATCATGCAGTTCTCCAGCCTTTCCTGCTTCTGACATCACAGCCCTGGAGGTGGTTGACTTATGGAAGAAGTATTTCCAGGAGAAAGGTGTGACCGAGCCTGATCACTCCAGCCAGTACATTATGGCCCATCTACTCGGTGCTAAAACAGTGAGTAGAAATGTTGCTGCTACCTTTGGTCTGAGTTTAAAAACACCCCTGTGTGTTCATGCATAGCATTTCTTTTCTCAGATAGAGAGCGTTGAACAGGAGAGGTTAACAGAGATTCTCAGTCAAGAGAAAATAGAGCAGATGTGGAGACTGTGTTTGAGACGGCTCTCCAGGTAATTTCTCTTCCTTAACTTCTGTATAAATAtgttttcagatatttttgttaGTGAGACCACTCTTTAATTTGTATGTGTTGTGCAGAATGCCAGTGCAGTACGTGATTGAGGAATGGGACTTTAGAGATCTGACACTGAAGATGAGACCCCCTGTGTTCATACCAAGGCCTGAAACAGAGGTTGGGTAGGAGAAAAACCATCTACACATACCCACAACGCACAGGTATATCTTAGTGATCGCACATAACCAGAGCAGTGTTTTCTCTGTGCGTTGGTACAGGAGTTGGTTGAACTCATGCTCAATGATCTGCAGATGAAAGATGGAAAGGAAGACGTCCAGCGTAGATGCTTAGAAGTGGGATGTGGTTCTGGTGCCATTTCTCTCAGTCTGCTACACGGGCTTCCACAGGTGAGATTTGTGTAGGAAGTAGATATTTTTAGGTAGTAGATGATTGttaggtttgtttatttattccaaCCAATTTTACAGAACATTTGGACATGATGTGACAAATTCACATTATACACATTTAGTTTGTATAGCAttataaaatacaatttgtcttctgtcacattcagttgttttttcttgtttaaaatagtaaaaaatgtaaatgtaaaattactCTTGTCGTTTTCCCAAGATCATACAACATATacagtttttacccctcagccgaggggtattgtaatcgttttgttgtctgtctgtctgtcaaaccATTCAACGATGTAATCGCATTATATGTCAGAATGCTTTGACATATCTGcatcaaatttatactgtggatgcatcttggcatggagcagaggcCTATTGAAAATAGTTGACCTTGACttattttttca encodes the following:
- the hemk1 gene encoding MTRF1L release factor glutamine methyltransferase isoform X1, whose product is MFTVTMWRRSLSAFFTRFGGKNVETKAAWGSCAARSCSSPAFPASDITALEVVDLWKKYFQEKGVTEPDHSSQYIMAHLLGAKTIESVEQERLTEILSQEKIEQMWRLCLRRLSRMPVQYVIEEWDFRDLTLKMRPPVFIPRPETEELVELMLNDLQMKDGKEDVQRRCLEVGCGSGAISLSLLHGLPQLKAFALDQSQEAVDLTRENALRLGLQDRLQLYHMDIMKDAETVLRLCGPVSAVVSNPPYLFSEDMDSLEPEILRFEDHAALDGGKDGLEVIKQVLILAPQILLNHGRVYLEVDPRHPPLIRRWVEANVEELHYVETKHDISGRFVQKTSQPRYHLGIITHPYSLVNLEIVFLFYIHCFI
- the hemk1 gene encoding MTRF1L release factor glutamine methyltransferase isoform X2, which produces MFTVTMWRRSLSAFFTRFGGKNVETKAAWGSCAARSCSSPAFPASDITALEVVDLWKKYFQEKGVTEPDHSSQYIMAHLLGAKTIESVEQERLTEILSQEKIEQMWRLCLRRLSRMPVQYVIEEWDFRDLTLKMRPPVFIPRPETEELVELMLNDLQMKDGKEDVQRRCLEVGCGSGAISLSLLHGLPQLKAFALDQSQEAVDLTRENALRLGLQDRLQLYHMDIMKDAETVLRLCGPVSAVVSNPPYLFSEDMDSLEPEILRFEDHAALDGGKDGLEVIKQVLILAPQILLNHGRVYLEVDPRHPPLIRRWVEANVEELHYVETKHDISGRPRFCILQKEKTNKDHKLDLD
- the nprl2 gene encoding GATOR1 complex protein NPRL2, translating into MGLTTRIECIFFSEFHPTLGPKITYQVPEEYISRELFDTVQVYIITKPELQNKLITVTAMGKKLIGCPVCIEHKKYSRNALLFNLGFVCDAQTNTCALEPIVKKLSGYLTTLELESGFISNEESKQKLLPIMSTLLEELNATGACTLPIDESNTIHLKLIQLRKDPPIVQEYDVPVFTQCKDHFIKSQWDLTTQQILPYIDGFRHIQKISAEADVELNLVRIAVQNLLYYGVVTLVSIFQYSNVYCTTPKVQNLIDDKSIQEECLSYVTKHGQKRASLRDVFQLYCGLSPGTTVRDLCSRYSQQLQRVDERRLIQFGLMKSLIRRLQKYPVKVIRDERSRPPRLYTGCHSYDEICCKTGISYQELDERLENDPNIVVCWK